One window of the Asticcacaulis sp. SL142 genome contains the following:
- a CDS encoding LysR family transcriptional regulator produces MANINSLDLNLLKALDALIETRSVTQAASRLGLSQPAVSGALARLRDVFGDPLFVRAQRGLLPTPRALEIAEPLRKMLTEVQALVQPHAFVPSEAQVTFRIAATDYAQTAIVLPLLNVLERQAPGIRLSVIPVDNRFAESLAEGRLDIALVTPEMSPDTLRTRKLFDENYVCVLRKGHPNADDLDLEAFCALNHAIMSHDGTQFRGATDTALDRMGYSRRVVATLPSFLVVINLVRVSDTIALIPSRLTYGSDDIVVREPPLSIEGFSKIAAWHERMHQDQAHAWLRARLSEAAYVPAQ; encoded by the coding sequence GTGGCAAATATCAACTCGCTTGACCTCAATTTGCTCAAGGCTTTGGATGCTCTGATCGAGACTCGATCGGTAACCCAGGCCGCTTCACGATTGGGGCTAAGTCAGCCTGCTGTGAGTGGAGCCCTTGCGAGGCTACGCGATGTCTTTGGCGATCCGCTCTTCGTCCGAGCTCAGCGCGGTCTTCTGCCGACACCGCGTGCACTGGAGATCGCAGAGCCACTCCGAAAAATGTTGACAGAGGTTCAGGCACTGGTGCAGCCACATGCGTTCGTGCCGTCCGAAGCGCAGGTCACTTTTCGGATAGCCGCCACTGACTATGCACAAACGGCGATAGTACTGCCGCTTCTGAACGTGTTGGAACGGCAAGCACCGGGGATCAGGCTATCGGTCATCCCGGTGGATAACCGTTTCGCTGAAAGCCTGGCAGAGGGTAGGCTGGATATTGCACTGGTGACCCCCGAAATGTCGCCAGACACCCTTCGGACGCGAAAGCTTTTCGACGAAAACTATGTATGCGTTCTGCGCAAAGGCCATCCCAACGCCGATGACCTTGATCTTGAGGCTTTCTGTGCCTTGAATCATGCCATCATGTCGCACGATGGAACTCAGTTCAGAGGGGCGACGGATACTGCCCTTGACCGGATGGGGTATAGTCGTCGGGTTGTCGCTACGCTTCCGAGTTTTTTAGTGGTTATTAACCTTGTGCGTGTTTCCGATACAATTGCTCTTATCCCCAGTCGTCTGACCTATGGAAGTGACGACATCGTTGTTCGCGAACCGCCTCTGTCGATCGAAGGATTTTCCAAAATTGCAGCTTGGCACGAAAGAATGCATCAGGATCAGGCGCACGCATGGTTGAGGGCGCGGTTATCAGAGGCTGCATATGTGCCTGCACAATAG